One window from the genome of Echinicola vietnamensis DSM 17526 encodes:
- the hppD gene encoding 4-hydroxyphenylpyruvate dioxygenase encodes MNNDFLPINGTDHVEFYVGNAKQSAMYYQAAFGFELVAYAGPETGIRDRASYVLKQGKIRLVLTTALYQDHPIAKHVSKHGDGVKVLALGVDDADKAWQETTSRGAVSHESPRITQDSNGSVKVASICTYGETIHTFVERKNYSGPFLPGYRVEKGINTTSVGLKHIDHCVGNVGWGEMNEWVSFYKKVMGFNLLVTFDDKDISTEYSALMSKVVSNGNGYIKFPINEPAKGKKKSQIEEYLDFYNGPGVQHIAIATDDIISTVSELRKRGVSFLMVPDNYYDNLKDRVGKIDEAIEALKQLNILVDRDEEGYLLQIFTRPVQDRPTLFYEIIQRKGAQSFGKGNFKALFEAIEREQNLRGNL; translated from the coding sequence ATGAACAATGATTTTCTTCCCATTAACGGCACCGACCACGTCGAATTTTATGTGGGAAATGCCAAACAATCCGCCATGTATTACCAAGCAGCTTTTGGCTTTGAACTTGTGGCGTATGCAGGGCCTGAAACCGGTATCAGGGACCGTGCTTCTTATGTCCTCAAACAAGGAAAGATTCGACTCGTCCTCACCACGGCGCTATACCAAGACCATCCAATAGCCAAGCATGTCTCAAAACACGGAGATGGTGTAAAAGTCTTGGCATTGGGGGTAGACGATGCGGATAAAGCTTGGCAAGAAACCACATCAAGAGGAGCCGTCAGTCACGAATCTCCCCGCATTACCCAAGATTCCAATGGCTCGGTAAAGGTTGCTTCAATTTGTACATATGGAGAAACCATTCATACTTTTGTAGAACGTAAAAACTATAGCGGGCCTTTTTTGCCTGGCTATCGGGTTGAAAAAGGCATCAACACGACCTCCGTCGGGCTTAAGCACATTGATCATTGTGTGGGCAATGTAGGCTGGGGAGAGATGAACGAATGGGTAAGTTTTTATAAAAAGGTCATGGGCTTCAACCTATTGGTCACCTTTGATGACAAAGACATCTCCACCGAATACTCTGCCCTTATGTCAAAAGTAGTTTCAAACGGCAATGGTTATATTAAATTCCCCATAAACGAACCTGCCAAAGGAAAAAAGAAATCCCAGATCGAAGAGTACCTTGATTTCTACAATGGACCTGGAGTCCAGCACATCGCCATAGCTACCGATGATATTATTTCTACAGTAAGTGAATTGCGAAAGCGGGGAGTCTCGTTTCTGATGGTACCAGATAATTACTATGACAACTTAAAAGATCGAGTAGGCAAAATAGACGAGGCTATTGAGGCGTTAAAACAACTGAACATTTTAGTAGACCGGGATGAAGAGGGATACCTGCTACAGATCTTTACCAGACCCGTACAAGACCGCCCTACCCTTTTCTATGAAATCATTCAGCGAAAAGGAGCGCAATCATTCGGAAAAGGTAATTTCAAAGCACTGTTTGAAGCTATCGAACGAGAACAAAACCTAAGAGGTAATTTGTAA
- a CDS encoding polysaccharide lyase family 8 super-sandwich domain-containing protein, with amino-acid sequence MKKYRSVLLRNTVKDNNVSNLIDRFDKSTGKWKDLNYQDTDKTGWDPSSHIYRISYLSYAYFDAHSDYYNNQKLVDIVNAALDHWLNEDYVNRNWFPMQVSIPRSLLNTAILLGDKLTAANYQKILDYASKIKIYKSGANLIWLADNVLHYALLVDDQEKAKEAIAKIVNEIQIGAPSGIQEDYSFYHHKERLQQFSYGGAYLEISARIAWELDGTSFAFPQEKVDILRKFLTEGMWWMARGPYTVPPTIDRAASRKYALEGTVSSETVNFLKDLDPENPKPYDSILKSLTGPLPITPEGTRSFYKSDFLTHHSNEASFFIKILSNRNLPVESFNGENLKGKFMNYGNTYFLKSGKEYYNLMPFWNWDLIPGFTHVEGTDGYRRKPFTGSLSADAAGVAVMDYELKNHEENTILTAHKSWFTYKNVMIAMVSNLHSSNGESITSLDQSLWAGWVKSGEKVFPTSGDYDLTDEGWVYHDGFSYGSSSAKKFGVKLSNTKASWGDINIKYRGEASRQKKVFLPYIKHDIGNFDYYVANVPSLEAADNLHQQPFWKILSNSADLQAIEFSDGLMAGVIWTPNKEMKMGKLTVTSDVPVYFIKSSEGLTLTSPDPRHKNIKITINGKQHQIENNLLSGTLISL; translated from the coding sequence TTGAAAAAATATAGATCTGTATTACTTCGGAATACTGTCAAGGATAACAACGTATCCAATCTTATCGACAGATTCGATAAAAGCACCGGAAAGTGGAAGGACCTAAACTATCAAGACACGGATAAAACTGGTTGGGATCCCTCTTCCCATATTTATCGTATCTCGTACCTTAGTTACGCTTATTTCGATGCTCACTCAGATTATTATAACAACCAAAAACTTGTTGACATCGTAAATGCCGCGCTAGACCATTGGTTAAATGAAGATTATGTAAACAGAAACTGGTTTCCCATGCAAGTTTCCATTCCCAGGTCTTTACTGAATACAGCTATCCTTTTAGGCGACAAACTCACTGCTGCTAATTACCAGAAAATCCTGGACTACGCCTCCAAGATCAAAATTTATAAGTCAGGAGCTAACCTCATTTGGTTAGCTGATAACGTTCTCCACTACGCCTTACTCGTAGATGATCAGGAAAAGGCCAAGGAAGCCATAGCAAAAATTGTGAACGAAATCCAGATCGGCGCACCGTCTGGAATCCAAGAAGATTACAGTTTTTACCATCACAAAGAGCGCCTCCAACAGTTTAGTTATGGTGGGGCATATTTAGAAATCAGCGCTAGAATCGCCTGGGAACTTGACGGTACTTCCTTTGCCTTTCCGCAAGAAAAAGTTGATATCCTTCGAAAATTCTTAACAGAAGGTATGTGGTGGATGGCACGTGGACCCTACACGGTACCTCCTACAATTGATAGAGCCGCTAGCAGAAAATATGCTTTGGAAGGTACGGTATCTTCAGAAACGGTCAATTTTCTTAAGGATCTCGATCCTGAAAACCCAAAACCGTATGATTCAATTTTAAAAAGTCTCACGGGACCGCTCCCCATCACACCTGAAGGAACACGGTCTTTTTATAAATCTGACTTTTTAACTCACCATTCCAATGAGGCCAGTTTTTTTATCAAAATACTTTCGAATAGGAATCTCCCTGTCGAAAGTTTTAATGGAGAAAACCTAAAAGGTAAATTCATGAATTACGGCAATACTTATTTTCTTAAAAGCGGAAAGGAATATTATAATCTGATGCCCTTTTGGAATTGGGACTTAATACCGGGATTTACACACGTAGAAGGTACGGATGGTTACAGGCGAAAACCATTTACAGGTAGTCTTTCGGCAGATGCCGCAGGAGTAGCTGTAATGGACTATGAATTGAAAAACCACGAGGAAAATACGATTCTTACGGCTCATAAATCATGGTTTACCTACAAAAATGTCATGATCGCAATGGTTTCAAATCTCCACTCATCAAATGGTGAATCCATCACCTCTCTTGACCAGTCTCTATGGGCCGGTTGGGTGAAATCAGGAGAAAAGGTATTTCCTACCAGTGGTGATTATGACCTTACCGATGAAGGATGGGTATATCACGATGGGTTTAGCTATGGCTCTTCCTCCGCAAAAAAGTTTGGGGTAAAATTATCCAATACCAAAGCATCCTGGGGAGACATTAATATAAAGTACAGAGGAGAAGCATCCCGTCAAAAAAAAGTTTTTCTTCCGTACATTAAACATGACATAGGAAACTTCGATTATTATGTCGCAAACGTACCTTCCTTAGAAGCTGCAGACAACCTCCACCAACAACCCTTTTGGAAAATATTAAGCAACTCAGCTGACTTACAAGCCATTGAATTTAGTGATGGGCTCATGGCAGGCGTAATATGGACGCCGAATAAAGAAATGAAAATGGGGAAACTGACAGTCACTTCTGATGTTCCTGTGTATTTCATTAAATCTTCAGAAGGTCTTACCCTTACCTCCCCTGATCCGAGACATAAAAATATAAAGATAACCATAAACGGTAAGCAGCATCAGATCGAAAACAATCTCCTATCCGGAACCTTAATATCACTTTAA